The Lysobacter sp. genome includes a window with the following:
- a CDS encoding pilus assembly protein PilM encodes MGLLAKNQSPLVGVDISSTAVKLLQLSRAGDRYRVEHYAVEPLPPNAVAEKNIVEVEAVGEAIRRALNRSGSKAKHAAAAVAGSAVITKIIPMPAELDEDDMESQIELEAVNYIPYPIEEVNLDFEVLGAMPGNPEMVQVLLAASRSENVEMRASALEVGGLTARVMDVEAFAIENAYALIAGTLNIPHDGIVALVDVGATMTTLSILRNGRNIYSREQVFGGKQLTDEVMRRYGLSYEEAGLAKRQGGLPESYEIEVLEPFKEAMAQQIGRLLQFFYAGSEYNRVDQIVLAGGCASIAGIAPMVEEQLGVQTVVANPLAQMTLGPRVQAHALAQDAPALMIACGLALRSFD; translated from the coding sequence GTGGGACTGCTAGCAAAAAATCAGTCACCTTTGGTGGGCGTCGATATCAGTTCGACCGCCGTCAAGCTCCTGCAGCTGTCTCGGGCTGGCGACCGCTATCGGGTGGAGCACTACGCGGTCGAGCCATTGCCGCCGAACGCCGTGGCCGAAAAGAACATCGTCGAGGTCGAGGCGGTCGGCGAAGCCATCCGCCGCGCCCTGAACCGGTCCGGCAGCAAGGCCAAGCATGCCGCCGCGGCCGTGGCCGGCTCTGCGGTGATCACCAAGATCATCCCGATGCCCGCCGAGCTCGACGAGGACGATATGGAGTCCCAGATCGAGCTGGAGGCGGTGAATTACATCCCGTATCCGATCGAGGAAGTGAATCTGGACTTCGAGGTGCTGGGCGCCATGCCCGGCAACCCGGAGATGGTCCAGGTGCTGCTGGCGGCTTCGCGTTCCGAGAACGTGGAGATGCGCGCCTCGGCGCTGGAGGTCGGCGGCCTGACCGCAAGAGTCATGGATGTCGAGGCCTTCGCGATCGAAAATGCCTACGCCCTGATCGCCGGTACGCTGAATATCCCGCACGACGGTATCGTCGCGCTGGTCGATGTCGGCGCCACCATGACCACGCTCAGCATCCTTCGCAATGGCCGCAACATCTACAGCCGCGAACAGGTGTTCGGCGGCAAGCAGCTCACCGACGAAGTGATGCGCCGCTACGGTCTCAGCTATGAGGAGGCCGGCCTCGCCAAGCGTCAGGGCGGTCTGCCCGAGAGCTACGAGATCGAAGTGCTGGAGCCGTTCAAGGAGGCGATGGCCCAGCAGATCGGCCGTCTGCTCCAGTTCTTCTATGCCGGCAGCGAGTACAACCGTGTCGACCAGATCGTGCTCGCGGGCGGCTGCGCCTCGATCGCCGGCATCGCGCCGATGGTCGAGGAGCAACTCGGCGTGCAGACCGTCGTCGCCAATCCGCTGGCCCAGATGACCCTTGGCCCACGCGTGCAGGCCCACGCGCTCGCGCAGGACGCGCCGGCGCTGATGATCGCCTGCGGCCTTGCTCTGAGGAGCTTCGACTGA
- a CDS encoding PilN domain-containing protein codes for MARINLLPWRAERQKERKKQFFLMLAMSALAGLAVWFMINTYYNRQISGQQARNAFLDQEIVAVQAKITEIQALEEKKNKLLNRKIVIEELQANRSQMVHLFDSLVRTIPDGVILTSIKQDGDKLTLEGRSQSNARVSTYMRNFETSGWMTKPELSVIQAEGDDKGLPYTFSLTVTLANPNAKKEGEEGVVAADPAAAAAAPATLQPLSPAQPAGAAPAAAPTTTPAAPAPASSAAPTTHPESAQPQPTGGAES; via the coding sequence ATGGCACGGATCAACTTACTTCCGTGGCGCGCGGAGCGCCAGAAAGAGCGCAAGAAACAGTTCTTCCTGATGTTGGCGATGTCCGCGCTCGCCGGTCTGGCGGTGTGGTTCATGATCAACACCTACTACAACCGCCAGATCTCCGGCCAGCAGGCGCGCAACGCCTTCCTCGACCAGGAAATCGTCGCTGTCCAGGCCAAGATCACCGAGATCCAGGCGTTGGAAGAAAAGAAGAACAAGCTGCTCAACCGCAAGATCGTGATCGAAGAACTGCAGGCCAACCGCTCGCAGATGGTGCACCTGTTCGATTCGCTGGTGCGCACCATCCCGGACGGCGTGATCCTCACCTCGATCAAGCAGGATGGCGACAAGCTCACGCTCGAAGGCCGCTCGCAATCGAATGCGCGCGTGAGTACCTACATGCGCAACTTCGAGACCTCCGGCTGGATGACCAAGCCCGAGCTGTCGGTGATCCAGGCCGAAGGCGACGACAAGGGCCTGCCGTACACCTTCAGTTTGACGGTGACGCTCGCCAATCCCAACGCCAAGAAGGAAGGCGAAGAGGGCGTTGTCGCCGCCGACCCTGCAGCCGCCGCTGCCGCGCCGGCCACCTTGCAGCCGCTCAGCCCGGCACAACCTGCCGGCGCCGCGCCGGCTGCCGCGCCGACGACGACCCCGGCGGCGCCCGCGCCCGCCTCCAGCGCTGCGCCGACCACTCATCCCGAGTCCGCACAACCGCAGCCGACGGGAGGAGCCGAGTCGTGA
- a CDS encoding penicillin-binding protein 1A, producing the protein MSRIRRLLRWAFLLSFLGLLVGGIGFGILYASVSSKLPDVQTLRTIELQEPLYVYARDGRLIGLFGETRRYPVQIEKVPKPLKDAFIAIEDARFYEHGGVDYKGVARAIWLMATTDGKRIPGGSTITQQVARQFFLSSEYKLKRKFAEMLLARKMEQELSKDEIFELYLNKSFFGNRAYGVGAAAEFYYGKPLDQLSLDEMASLAAIPKFPSSGNPLNNPARAKIRRDYVLQRMRELNMISVAEEQAAQAAAMHASPHERPIEVSAPFIAEMVRQEMIARYGEEALTKGYHVTTTIDPALQAAADGAVRDGLGAYDHRHGWNPKAIQHLELPANEDAATAATRLRSFPARGALLAALVLGTSGDNAQAVLADGTVLDLGPDTSRWTGKSPAALLKRGDVARVRKIVPEAKPDPKTAKAGEATAAAPAPVPAGPVTWRLDQLPRAESALVSLDADTGALRALVGGYSFAGNKFNNATQARRQPGSSFKPFVYAAAFERGYNPASIVLDAPVVFRMRAGKVWRPQNDGGGFAGPIRVREALVQSRNLVSVRMLDAIGVDYARRYITQFGFKEEELPPNLSIALGTPSLTPLSVARGYATFANGGFRITPWFIDEVKDREGKIIFKEKPAFACRSCGNGRAGQPATPASSVVDGFDLGPAGSAKPAAAKPDGKKATAKAAPPAALPADAVLAPRAIDERIAYQLTSMMRDVVLRGTATDAKRLGREDIGGKTGSTNNHRDAWFSGTGGNLITTVWVGKSDNTTLGYREYGGKAALPIWIDYMKVALTDVPIAANDPPDGMVKVAVTASGQLLPSTGGGGITEYVKVEDLEKMETYVDYGNDDALPSEESFDIF; encoded by the coding sequence ATGTCCCGTATTCGTCGCCTCCTGCGCTGGGCGTTCCTGTTGTCCTTCCTCGGCCTGCTGGTCGGGGGCATCGGTTTCGGGATCCTCTATGCCAGTGTCTCGTCCAAGCTCCCGGACGTACAGACCCTGCGCACCATCGAACTGCAGGAGCCGCTCTACGTCTATGCCCGCGACGGGCGCCTGATCGGCCTGTTCGGCGAGACCCGGCGCTACCCGGTGCAGATCGAGAAGGTGCCCAAGCCGCTCAAGGACGCCTTCATCGCGATCGAGGATGCGCGCTTCTACGAACACGGCGGCGTCGACTACAAGGGTGTGGCGCGCGCGATCTGGCTGATGGCGACCACCGACGGCAAGCGCATCCCCGGCGGCTCGACCATCACCCAGCAGGTCGCCCGCCAATTCTTCCTCAGCTCCGAATACAAGTTGAAGCGCAAGTTCGCAGAAATGCTGCTCGCACGGAAAATGGAGCAGGAACTGAGCAAGGACGAGATCTTCGAGCTCTATCTCAACAAGAGTTTCTTCGGCAACCGGGCCTACGGCGTGGGCGCCGCGGCGGAGTTCTACTACGGCAAACCGCTGGATCAGCTCAGCCTGGACGAAATGGCATCGCTGGCGGCGATCCCCAAATTCCCGTCCAGCGGCAACCCGCTGAACAATCCGGCGCGCGCCAAGATCCGCCGTGACTACGTGTTGCAGCGCATGCGCGAGCTCAACATGATTTCCGTCGCCGAGGAGCAGGCCGCGCAGGCAGCGGCGATGCATGCCAGCCCGCACGAGCGGCCGATCGAAGTCTCCGCGCCGTTCATCGCCGAGATGGTGCGCCAGGAAATGATCGCGCGATACGGCGAGGAAGCGCTGACCAAGGGCTATCACGTAACCACGACCATCGATCCGGCGCTGCAGGCCGCCGCCGATGGCGCAGTGCGCGATGGCCTCGGCGCCTACGACCACCGCCATGGCTGGAACCCCAAGGCGATCCAGCACCTCGAACTGCCCGCCAACGAGGATGCCGCCACCGCCGCGACCCGTTTGCGCAGCTTCCCGGCCCGCGGCGCGTTGTTGGCCGCACTGGTATTGGGCACCAGCGGCGACAATGCGCAAGCGGTCCTGGCCGACGGCACCGTGCTCGATCTCGGCCCCGACACCTCGCGCTGGACCGGCAAGTCGCCGGCCGCCTTGCTGAAGCGCGGCGATGTGGCCCGGGTGCGCAAGATCGTGCCCGAAGCCAAGCCTGACCCGAAAACCGCCAAAGCTGGCGAGGCCACGGCCGCCGCTCCGGCCCCCGTTCCCGCCGGCCCGGTCACCTGGCGCCTCGATCAATTGCCGCGCGCCGAATCGGCGCTGGTGTCGCTGGACGCCGATACCGGCGCCCTGCGCGCGCTCGTCGGCGGCTACAGTTTCGCCGGCAACAAATTCAACAACGCCACCCAGGCCCGCCGCCAGCCCGGCTCGTCGTTCAAGCCCTTCGTCTATGCAGCCGCGTTCGAGCGCGGCTACAACCCCGCTTCCATCGTGCTCGACGCCCCGGTCGTCTTCCGGATGCGCGCCGGCAAAGTCTGGCGCCCGCAGAACGACGGCGGCGGTTTCGCCGGCCCGATCCGCGTGCGTGAAGCGCTGGTGCAATCGCGCAATCTGGTCTCGGTGCGCATGCTCGATGCCATCGGCGTCGACTACGCGCGCAGATACATCACCCAGTTCGGGTTCAAGGAAGAAGAACTGCCGCCGAATCTGTCGATCGCGCTGGGCACGCCCTCGCTGACGCCGCTGTCGGTCGCGCGCGGCTACGCAACGTTCGCCAATGGCGGCTTTCGCATCACACCGTGGTTCATCGACGAAGTGAAGGACCGCGAAGGCAAGATCATCTTCAAGGAAAAGCCGGCCTTCGCCTGCCGCAGCTGCGGCAATGGACGCGCCGGACAGCCGGCCACGCCAGCATCCAGCGTGGTCGACGGTTTCGACCTCGGTCCCGCCGGCAGCGCAAAGCCCGCCGCCGCCAAACCCGACGGCAAGAAAGCCACCGCAAAGGCCGCACCGCCCGCAGCGCTGCCCGCCGATGCCGTGCTGGCGCCGCGCGCCATCGACGAACGCATCGCCTACCAGCTCACCTCGATGATGCGCGACGTGGTGCTGCGCGGCACCGCCACCGACGCCAAGCGCCTCGGCCGCGAGGATATCGGCGGCAAGACCGGCTCCACCAACAACCACCGCGACGCCTGGTTCTCCGGCACCGGCGGCAATCTCATCACCACCGTCTGGGTGGGCAAGAGCGACAACACCACGCTGGGCTACCGCGAATACGGCGGCAAGGCGGCGCTGCCGATCTGGATCGACTACATGAAGGTCGCGTTGACCGACGTGCCGATCGCCGCCAACGACCCGCCGGACGGCATGGTCAAGGTCGCGGTCACCGCCAGCGGACAACTGCTGCCTTCCACTGGCGGCGGCGGCATCACCGAGTACGTGAAGGTGGAAGATCTCGAGAAGATGGAAACCTACGTCGACTACGGCAACGACGACGCGCTGCCGAGCGAAGAGTCGTTCGATATTTTCTGA